A single region of the Deinococcus radiodurans R1 = ATCC 13939 = DSM 20539 genome encodes:
- a CDS encoding anti-sigma regulatory factor — translation MTAPGTEAPETLPVRSEEDVVRVRQAVRALVVRLKFSLVDQTKIVTAASELARNTLVHGGGGETRLEIVHDGVRSGLKMTFEDQGPGILDIDRALRDGFTSGGGLGLGLGGSKRLVSELRIETEVGMGSRITALKWK, via the coding sequence TTGACGGCTCCCGGCACTGAGGCGCCCGAGACCTTGCCCGTCCGCTCGGAGGAGGACGTGGTGCGTGTGCGTCAGGCGGTGCGCGCTCTGGTGGTGCGGCTCAAGTTCAGCCTGGTGGACCAGACGAAGATCGTGACGGCGGCCTCTGAGCTGGCCCGCAACACGCTCGTCCACGGCGGGGGCGGCGAGACGCGGCTGGAGATCGTCCATGACGGCGTGCGCTCGGGGCTGAAAATGACCTTCGAGGACCAGGGGCCGGGGATCCTCGACATCGACCGGGCGCTGCGCGACGGCTTTACCTCGGGCGGCGGGCTCGGGCTCGGGCTCGGCGGTTCCAAGCGGCTGGTCAGCGAACTGCGAATCGAGACGGAGGTGGGCATGGGCAGCCGCATCACCGCCCTGAAATGGAAGTGA
- a CDS encoding STAS domain-containing protein, whose product MDRLPILKLGDCLLVTIQVELHDRLALTLQDDLTTMIANTGARGVLIDISALDIVDSFIARVLGNIAAMSRVLGAETMVVGMQPAVAITLVELGVTWQHMHTALSVERGLERLKVLIAERHTLRGHSPRGKRGGGVDGSRH is encoded by the coding sequence ATGGACCGCCTTCCCATTCTGAAGCTCGGAGACTGCCTGCTGGTGACCATTCAGGTGGAGCTGCATGACCGCCTCGCGCTCACCTTGCAAGACGACCTGACGACCATGATCGCAAACACCGGGGCGCGGGGCGTGTTGATCGACATCAGTGCGCTCGACATCGTGGACTCGTTCATCGCGCGGGTGCTGGGCAACATCGCCGCCATGAGCCGCGTGCTGGGGGCCGAGACGATGGTGGTCGGCATGCAGCCCGCCGTGGCGATCACGCTGGTGGAACTGGGGGTGACATGGCAGCACATGCACACGGCCTTGAGCGTGGAGCGTGGCCTGGAACGACTCAAGGTGCTGATCGCGGAGCGCCACACACTTCGGGGCCATTCTCCTCGGGGCAAGCGCGGAGGCGGAGTTGACGGCTCCCGGCACTGA
- a CDS encoding IS4-like element ISDra7 family transposase yields MGLMAILQYVLSTVPLRKTQRNFLTVLLSVFLAVPGRLNALNLSRYAACSESTIRRWLHRSDDGAIPWGALHQATVSTAIESGLISPLCVLAIDASFHRKAGQHTAHLGSFWNGCAARTERGIEQSCCALIDVQHRQALTVDVRQTLTGSEAPTRLEQAADQLDDVLLDLRTVQQLDLAAVVADGNYAKEPIVETVTGHGLPFISRLPRNANLNDLYTGEHPRRRGRKKKFDGKVDFSDLQRFDLVSARPTERVWTQVVWSVQWAREVRAVVIQQIGKKGQVTGYAVLFSTAVTMPAHEVMALYRSRFEIELIFRDAKQFLGGQDVQLRSQQGIEAHWNVVLLTLNLCRLEALRAAGGGQDLVFSLEDMKRRAYNALLAQVILSNLDLSARFEE; encoded by the coding sequence ATGGGTCTGATGGCCATCCTACAGTACGTTCTCAGCACGGTCCCGCTGCGCAAGACGCAGCGGAATTTCCTGACCGTGCTGCTCAGCGTTTTTCTCGCTGTTCCTGGACGGCTGAACGCCCTGAATCTCTCCCGGTATGCAGCCTGCTCGGAGAGTACGATTCGTCGTTGGCTGCACCGAAGTGACGATGGGGCCATTCCGTGGGGCGCGTTACACCAGGCGACTGTCAGTACAGCAATCGAGAGTGGGCTGATCAGCCCACTGTGCGTTCTGGCCATCGACGCCTCTTTTCACCGCAAAGCCGGTCAGCACACCGCACACCTCGGCTCGTTCTGGAATGGCTGTGCCGCGCGGACCGAACGCGGAATCGAGCAATCCTGTTGTGCCCTCATTGATGTCCAGCACCGGCAGGCCTTGACGGTCGATGTCCGTCAGACCCTGACCGGGTCTGAGGCTCCAACTCGTCTGGAACAGGCCGCCGATCAGCTGGATGACGTGCTGCTCGATCTCCGGACTGTTCAACAGCTTGATCTGGCTGCTGTCGTTGCCGACGGGAATTACGCGAAGGAACCCATCGTGGAGACCGTGACGGGTCACGGTCTCCCGTTTATCTCCAGATTGCCTCGCAACGCCAACCTCAACGACCTCTACACCGGTGAGCATCCCAGACGACGGGGGCGAAAGAAGAAGTTCGACGGTAAGGTGGACTTCAGTGACCTGCAGCGCTTCGACCTCGTCTCTGCAAGGCCGACTGAGCGGGTGTGGACGCAGGTGGTCTGGAGCGTGCAGTGGGCGCGGGAAGTGCGCGCAGTCGTCATTCAGCAGATTGGTAAAAAGGGTCAGGTCACCGGCTACGCGGTGCTGTTCAGCACCGCTGTGACCATGCCGGCTCATGAGGTCATGGCGCTGTATCGAAGCCGCTTTGAGATCGAACTGATCTTCCGGGATGCCAAACAGTTCCTGGGGGGCCAGGATGTGCAACTGCGGTCACAGCAGGGCATCGAGGCGCATTGGAACGTGGTGCTGCTGACCCTGAATCTTTGCCGACTGGAGGCCCTGCGAGCGGCAGGTGGCGGGCAGGATCTGGTGTTCAGTCTCGAAGACATGAAACGCAGGGCGTATAACGCCCTGCTGGCCCAGGTCATTTTATCCAATCTGGACCTCTCGGCTCGCTTTGAAGAATGA
- a CDS encoding ArsR/SmtB family transcription factor: MTAHWGSRAPNGNLRDDRLPPGTLIVSEEAQAATITDRRDLRRLAPFMRGECSVSQAAAELGLGLTATYKLTQRFVRLGLVQEVRRERRAGRDLRFYRAPAAFFVPFSVRPLEQMGEDNRRAELQRFEVNLGRAMRASLDEAWGTLTCFTPSGETYYEIVSLRGEVFIPAAEGAPLILSGWNNVALTQQEARELQRDLMALILPYLNREPVGEIYQIGVFMAPDNSPGNA; the protein is encoded by the coding sequence ATGACAGCCCACTGGGGAAGTAGAGCGCCCAACGGCAACTTACGAGATGACCGACTGCCGCCCGGCACCCTGATCGTGTCGGAGGAGGCGCAGGCAGCCACGATCACTGACCGCCGTGACCTGCGCCGCCTGGCTCCCTTTATGCGCGGCGAATGCAGTGTGTCGCAGGCCGCTGCCGAACTAGGATTAGGCCTGACCGCCACCTACAAGCTGACGCAGCGGTTTGTGCGGCTGGGACTGGTGCAGGAAGTCCGGCGCGAGCGGCGTGCAGGCCGTGATCTCCGGTTTTACCGCGCCCCGGCAGCGTTTTTCGTGCCGTTCAGTGTACGTCCCCTCGAGCAAATGGGCGAAGACAATCGCCGCGCCGAATTGCAGCGCTTCGAGGTCAATCTGGGCCGGGCGATGCGCGCCAGCCTGGACGAGGCCTGGGGCACGCTGACCTGTTTTACCCCTTCGGGCGAAACTTATTACGAGATCGTCTCCCTGCGGGGCGAGGTGTTCATTCCCGCCGCCGAGGGCGCGCCGCTGATCCTGTCGGGCTGGAATAATGTGGCCCTGACCCAGCAAGAGGCCCGCGAATTGCAACGCGACCTCATGGCGTTGATCCTGCCTTACCTCAACCGTGAGCCGGTGGGCGAGATTTACCAGATTGGGGTGTTCATGGCCCCTGACAACTCGCCGGGAAATGCTTGA
- a CDS encoding alpha/beta hydrolase family protein, which translates to MKRALTASLIFLTLSTALAGGGRAAVTTRSLTLKLGDQSSRAELLLPADATRPAPLVLLIQGTGPEDLNGSFATYGGVVQGSLGKLAQTLAARGFAVMRYDKRYAAQTFDPRTAQAAQNGYNKLTLKDLLSDARTALKTAEAQPGVNSRKVFVYGWSEGTVVAAALAQEIHASGLVLQGPVVDSFASSFARQFQTVGMTYLNTYARDGKIDLSGVLAALQGPGSGLAKMQASLLLSLDSTPQAPKLAAMLDTNGDGLLDLKQEVLPRVSDFYQRTTAQSPLYAGSGTLPVLGTVAPQLKLPVLILQGENDGNIDPAYAKKLNSLLSDSTLKLYPGLGHSLGQAASITQDDFAPMQQAPMNDMAAWLAQH; encoded by the coding sequence ATGAAACGAGCCCTCACCGCATCCCTCATCTTTTTGACGCTGAGCACGGCGCTGGCAGGAGGAGGCCGGGCAGCCGTAACGACCCGCAGCCTCACCCTAAAGCTGGGCGACCAGTCCAGCCGCGCCGAACTGCTGCTGCCTGCCGACGCGACTAGGCCGGCCCCTTTGGTCCTCCTGATTCAGGGCACCGGGCCGGAAGACCTGAACGGCAGTTTCGCCACGTACGGCGGCGTGGTGCAGGGGTCGCTCGGCAAGCTGGCGCAGACGCTGGCAGCCAGAGGATTTGCCGTGATGCGCTACGACAAACGCTACGCCGCCCAGACCTTCGACCCCCGCACAGCGCAGGCCGCCCAAAATGGTTACAACAAGCTCACTCTGAAAGACCTGCTGAGTGACGCCCGCACCGCCCTGAAGACAGCCGAGGCGCAACCCGGCGTCAACAGCCGCAAAGTCTTCGTCTACGGCTGGAGCGAAGGTACCGTGGTCGCGGCGGCCCTCGCTCAGGAGATTCATGCCAGCGGCCTGGTCCTCCAAGGCCCCGTGGTCGACAGTTTCGCGTCGTCCTTTGCCCGCCAGTTCCAGACGGTGGGGATGACTTACCTGAACACCTACGCCAGGGACGGCAAGATCGACCTGTCGGGGGTCCTGGCTGCCTTGCAAGGCCCAGGTAGCGGCCTGGCGAAGATGCAGGCCAGTCTGCTGCTGTCGCTGGACAGCACCCCGCAGGCACCCAAACTGGCCGCCATGCTCGACACCAACGGCGACGGTCTGCTCGATCTGAAACAGGAAGTCCTGCCGCGTGTCTCCGACTTTTATCAGCGCACGACAGCGCAGTCGCCGCTCTACGCCGGCTCCGGTACCCTACCCGTCCTCGGCACAGTGGCCCCGCAGCTCAAACTGCCGGTGCTGATCTTGCAGGGCGAAAACGACGGCAATATCGACCCCGCTTACGCGAAAAAACTTAATAGCTTGCTTTCCGACAGCACCCTCAAGCTGTATCCCGGCCTGGGCCACAGCCTGGGTCAGGCGGCGAGCATCACCCAGGACGACTTCGCGCCTATGCAGCAGGCACCCATGAACGACATGGCGGCGTGGCTGGCGCAGCATTAG
- a CDS encoding ATP-binding protein has protein sequence MNLLALPLRSEVELADARTRARHIAELLGLGNQDQVRVATVVSELARNVLLYAGSGQVTFSVRDEAGRSTLLIEVRDQGPGLGHLDEVLGGQYRSKTGMGVGLTGTRRLMDEFDIQTAPGKGTVVRVGKHLPAVVGDAEQRRVAEVLGSSGPRDLLTALSVQNRDLLETLAALNEREERLQVLNQELQDTNRGVVALYAELEEKAERLREANGLKTTFLSYMSHELRTPLHSMLGLARILSGQLDGPLNPEQLKQVQLLQGAAGDLLEMVNGLLDLAKMEAGKTDVDVTTFEVRELFGTLRALFLPLLDNPAVNLIFEDAAGFPPLTTDQRKVEQVLRNFIANALKFTAAGEVRVTAQLLPSGDRVRFTVQDTGIGLSDEEQAQLFQDFSQVGRPGRPAGTGLGLSIARKFTELLGGRVGVQSAPGAGAEFSAELPVVYPGVGAAKRPRALLIDDSEADRYVLTTLLTRAGYEVDEVAYAEPGLEQARSGAYDAVVLDLNLPDRSGLDVLRALRENAGTRSLPVLVVIAAALDAAERAALETLGASVHLKEALYQDEQVLFASLPSGSVHYGEAPDA, from the coding sequence TTGAACCTGCTGGCGCTCCCCCTGCGCAGTGAGGTGGAACTCGCGGACGCCCGCACCCGCGCCCGGCACATCGCCGAACTGCTGGGGCTGGGCAACCAGGATCAGGTGCGGGTGGCCACCGTCGTCTCCGAACTCGCCCGCAACGTGCTGCTCTATGCCGGCAGTGGGCAGGTCACGTTCTCCGTGCGGGACGAGGCCGGGAGGTCCACCCTGCTGATCGAGGTCCGTGACCAGGGTCCGGGCCTGGGTCATCTGGACGAGGTGCTCGGCGGCCAGTACCGCTCGAAGACCGGGATGGGCGTGGGGCTGACGGGCACGCGCCGCCTGATGGACGAGTTCGACATCCAGACCGCGCCGGGAAAAGGCACGGTCGTGCGGGTCGGTAAGCATTTGCCTGCCGTGGTGGGGGACGCCGAGCAGCGGCGCGTGGCCGAGGTGCTGGGGAGCAGCGGCCCGCGTGACCTGCTCACAGCCCTGAGCGTGCAAAACCGTGACCTCCTCGAAACCCTGGCGGCGCTCAATGAGCGCGAGGAGCGTCTGCAAGTGCTCAATCAGGAGTTGCAGGACACCAACCGGGGCGTGGTGGCCCTCTACGCCGAACTCGAGGAAAAAGCCGAGCGGCTGCGCGAGGCCAACGGCCTCAAGACCACCTTTCTGTCCTATATGAGCCACGAACTGCGCACACCGCTGCACTCCATGCTGGGACTAGCCCGGATTCTTTCGGGTCAGCTCGACGGCCCACTCAACCCCGAACAGCTCAAGCAGGTGCAGCTGCTTCAGGGTGCGGCGGGAGACCTGCTGGAAATGGTCAACGGCCTGCTCGACCTCGCCAAGATGGAAGCGGGCAAAACCGACGTGGACGTGACGACCTTCGAGGTGCGCGAGCTGTTCGGCACCCTGCGCGCCCTCTTTTTGCCGCTGCTCGACAATCCAGCCGTGAACCTGATTTTCGAGGACGCGGCAGGGTTTCCGCCCCTGACCACCGACCAGCGCAAGGTGGAGCAGGTGCTGCGCAACTTCATCGCCAACGCCCTCAAGTTTACGGCAGCCGGTGAGGTCCGCGTGACCGCCCAGTTGCTGCCGAGTGGGGACCGGGTGCGCTTTACCGTTCAGGACACCGGCATCGGCCTGAGCGACGAGGAGCAGGCGCAGCTCTTTCAGGACTTCTCGCAGGTGGGCCGCCCCGGGCGCCCGGCAGGCACCGGCCTGGGTCTGTCGATTGCCCGCAAGTTCACCGAGCTGCTGGGTGGGCGCGTCGGCGTACAGAGCGCTCCAGGCGCCGGAGCCGAGTTCTCTGCCGAGTTACCGGTTGTTTATCCGGGGGTCGGCGCGGCCAAGCGGCCCCGCGCCCTGCTGATCGACGACAGCGAAGCGGACCGCTACGTCCTGACCACCCTGCTGACCCGCGCGGGCTACGAGGTGGACGAAGTGGCCTATGCGGAGCCGGGGCTTGAGCAGGCCAGGAGCGGAGCGTACGATGCCGTGGTGCTCGACCTGAATCTGCCGGACCGGTCTGGCCTGGACGTGTTGCGTGCGCTGCGGGAAAACGCCGGGACGCGCAGTTTGCCGGTCCTGGTGGTGATCGCTGCTGCCCTGGACGCTGCGGAGCGCGCGGCCCTGGAAACCCTGGGGGCCAGCGTGCACCTCAAAGAAGCGCTCTATCAGGATGAGCAGGTGCTGTTCGCCTCATTGCCGTCAGGGAGCGTGCACTATGGGGAAGCCCCTGATGCCTGA
- a CDS encoding IS4-like element ISDra1 family transposase, producing the protein MIAARSVNHHDLSAHMPGMSTPQGKKRRADRTFRDEQLDRGFFIALLVVHLPPGKVLLSLDRTNWEHGETPINFLVLGAVVHGFTLPLIWVPLDQSGNSHTYARMWLVLKLLRAWPAKRWLGLVADREFIGAEWFRFLRRQGIKRAIRIRQTDMLDDMKGKEWFEHVQHGHFHEIGEKVFVFGELMRVVATRSPTGDLVIIATDFSARKTWRLYKQRWSIECTFSSFKKRGFDLERTGITERSRLQRLFGLVTLAWMFCLRLGVWLSQTWPIPVLKHGRRAVSLVRHGAQHLVDALRWKPQQFMAILEVFIQAFCPPGAAESEVVTY; encoded by the coding sequence ATGATTGCCGCGAGGAGCGTCAATCATCACGACCTGAGTGCCCATATGCCGGGGATGAGTACCCCGCAGGGCAAGAAGAGACGAGCAGACCGCACCTTCCGGGATGAGCAGCTGGACAGGGGCTTTTTCATCGCTCTGCTTGTCGTCCATCTTCCACCGGGGAAGGTTTTGCTAAGTCTGGACCGCACCAATTGGGAGCACGGGGAAACGCCCATCAACTTTCTGGTGCTTGGAGCCGTGGTTCACGGCTTCACCCTGCCGCTCATCTGGGTGCCTCTCGACCAGTCTGGGAACAGTCACACCTACGCTCGAATGTGGCTGGTGTTGAAGCTCCTTCGGGCCTGGCCAGCGAAACGCTGGCTGGGTCTGGTGGCCGATCGGGAGTTCATCGGCGCGGAATGGTTCCGCTTTCTTCGTCGTCAGGGCATCAAGAGGGCAATTCGTATCCGACAGACCGACATGCTAGACGACATGAAGGGGAAAGAGTGGTTTGAGCACGTCCAGCACGGTCATTTTCACGAGATTGGCGAAAAGGTGTTCGTGTTCGGGGAGTTGATGCGGGTGGTCGCAACGAGGTCACCCACAGGTGACCTCGTCATCATCGCCACAGATTTCAGTGCTCGGAAGACCTGGAGGCTCTACAAACAGCGCTGGTCGATAGAGTGCACCTTCAGCAGTTTCAAAAAGCGAGGCTTTGACTTAGAGCGAACCGGAATAACGGAAAGGAGCCGTCTACAGCGACTCTTCGGACTGGTGACATTGGCCTGGATGTTCTGTTTGCGCCTGGGGGTCTGGCTGAGCCAGACCTGGCCCATCCCCGTTCTGAAGCATGGTCGGAGAGCGGTCAGTCTGGTACGGCACGGCGCTCAGCATCTCGTGGATGCCCTACGGTGGAAACCCCAACAGTTCATGGCGATCCTGGAGGTGTTCATCCAGGCTTTTTGCCCGCCAGGAGCGGCTGAAAGTGAAGTTGTCACCTACTGA
- a CDS encoding transposase yields the protein MTTRKIYTAEFKRQAIDLAAREDVGPIRAARDLGISTSVLYRWRLQAQEAGQAAFPGQGRSTLTPQEQEIQRLRKENEILRQEREILKKAAAFLPRAGPKAVWSLGRFFAKENL from the coding sequence ATGACGACCAGAAAGATTTACACCGCAGAATTCAAACGTCAGGCCATTGACCTGGCAGCACGTGAGGATGTTGGCCCCATCCGGGCCGCCCGCGACCTTGGTATCAGCACTTCAGTGCTCTACCGTTGGCGACTCCAAGCTCAAGAAGCAGGACAAGCAGCCTTTCCCGGTCAGGGTCGTTCGACCCTGACGCCACAAGAACAGGAAATCCAACGACTCCGCAAAGAGAACGAAATTTTGCGACAGGAACGTGAAATCCTGAAAAAAGCAGCGGCCTTCTTGCCCAGAGCAGGCCCCAAAGCGGTTTGGAGCCTTGGGCGCTTCTTTGCCAAAGAAAATCTCTGA
- a CDS encoding IS3 family transposase, translating into MEPWALLCQRKSLRFAFIAAHLDEFRLDIMCRILQVTPSGFRNWRRRPYSTRKTHDERLKLLIEDIDHQHKGRYGAPRIQKQLAADGHQHSVRRIARLMRDLGLYGKTRRKFVKTTDSKHALPVAPNLLDRNFTPEAPNTVWASDITYIPTKEGWLYLAVTMDLFARTIAGWSMENTMTAQLPLNALNMAVSRRKPSAGLIHHSDRGSQYASQAFQNALRENEMLCSMSNKWG; encoded by the coding sequence TTGGAGCCTTGGGCGCTTCTTTGCCAAAGAAAATCTCTGAGGTTCGCGTTTATCGCCGCCCATCTCGACGAATTTCGTCTCGACATCATGTGTCGGATTCTGCAAGTGACCCCGAGTGGCTTCAGAAACTGGCGAAGAAGGCCGTACTCAACGAGGAAAACCCACGATGAACGCCTCAAGCTCCTCATTGAGGACATTGATCATCAGCACAAAGGGCGCTATGGAGCGCCCCGGATTCAGAAGCAGCTCGCGGCCGATGGTCACCAGCACAGTGTGCGTCGAATTGCTCGATTGATGCGTGACCTTGGCCTGTACGGCAAAACGCGTCGCAAGTTCGTTAAAACCACCGATAGCAAGCATGCCCTACCCGTTGCCCCCAACCTGCTGGATAGGAATTTCACTCCTGAGGCACCAAATACTGTCTGGGCCAGCGATATCACCTATATCCCAACCAAAGAAGGCTGGTTATACCTGGCCGTGACGATGGACTTGTTCGCCAGGACGATTGCGGGCTGGTCGATGGAGAACACCATGACGGCTCAACTGCCGCTGAATGCCCTGAATATGGCGGTGAGCAGGCGGAAACCGTCTGCCGGACTCATTCATCACAGCGACCGAGGCAGTCAATACGCTAGCCAGGCCTTTCAAAACGCTCTGAGGGAGAACGAAATGCTGTGCAGCATGAGTAATAAGTGGGGTTGA
- a CDS encoding anti-sigma regulatory factor, which yields MLFPALRYELRDASATGEARRGAAELARSLELSEVRQGELAIIVTELASNVIKHAGEGEILLQARTVGGQVAIEVLALDRGLGIARPAEVFRDGYSTAGTPGTGLGATQRLAGSFDLSSVPEVGTAVLARVFRGTLPPEPVASTGLDVGAVALPYPGETVCGDAAAVLTGPDGGLGLLLVDGLGHGLGAHDAAQAAVRAFQAAGRTGGIPQAPDAWLTAVHEAMRGTRGGVGAVATLEPGAVDSGTGTVSFAGVGNISAVVVGSAGRRGLMSHNGTLGQSSVRPQVQTAPWDDSSLLVMHSDGLQSGWNLERYPGLLHKPASLIAGVLYRDHVRGRDDVTVLVVRGAGSRF from the coding sequence ATGTTGTTTCCTGCCCTCCGTTATGAATTGCGCGACGCGTCGGCCACCGGCGAGGCCCGCCGGGGCGCGGCTGAACTGGCCCGCTCGCTGGAATTGAGCGAGGTGCGCCAGGGTGAGCTGGCGATTATCGTGACCGAGCTGGCGTCGAACGTAATCAAGCACGCGGGTGAAGGCGAAATCCTGCTTCAGGCCCGCACGGTGGGGGGGCAGGTGGCCATCGAGGTGCTGGCGCTCGACCGGGGCCTCGGCATTGCCCGGCCCGCGGAGGTGTTTCGTGACGGTTACTCCACCGCCGGAACGCCCGGCACGGGGCTGGGGGCGACGCAACGCCTGGCGGGCAGCTTCGACCTGAGTTCGGTGCCGGAAGTGGGCACGGCGGTGCTGGCGCGGGTCTTCAGGGGCACCCTTCCCCCTGAGCCGGTGGCATCCACTGGCCTTGACGTCGGCGCGGTGGCCCTCCCCTACCCCGGTGAAACCGTTTGCGGTGATGCGGCAGCGGTTCTGACGGGGCCAGACGGGGGCCTCGGCCTGCTGCTGGTGGACGGCCTGGGGCACGGTCTGGGCGCCCACGACGCGGCGCAGGCGGCGGTGCGGGCTTTTCAGGCGGCGGGCCGCACCGGGGGCATTCCGCAGGCTCCGGATGCCTGGCTCACGGCGGTGCACGAGGCCATGCGCGGAACACGCGGCGGGGTGGGCGCGGTGGCTACCCTGGAGCCGGGCGCAGTGGATTCAGGCACAGGCACCGTTTCTTTTGCCGGAGTGGGCAACATCAGCGCCGTGGTCGTCGGCAGTGCCGGGCGGCGCGGCCTGATGTCGCACAACGGCACGCTGGGGCAGTCGTCGGTGCGCCCGCAGGTTCAGACCGCACCGTGGGACGACAGCAGCCTGCTGGTAATGCACTCCGACGGACTGCAAAGCGGCTGGAACTTGGAGCGTTATCCGGGGCTGCTGCACAAACCCGCCTCCTTGATCGCTGGGGTGCTCTACCGCGACCACGTGCGGGGCCGGGACGACGTGACTGTGCTGGTCGTGCGTGGCGCTGGGAGCCGCTTTTGA
- a CDS encoding STAS domain-containing protein — translation MESHEMIVRSLGESAALLEEWISEQLRSPDVRHDLLSETQLRAQAQAFLTQFTRAVTQAASLGQLGTITGESWAELRGFLEDLSRRWASQGFSFSEVAIFVFSLKQPLFERLRQQEQSAGADAQTVIQAVWTVSTLLDRLGLYTVTVYQRSREAIIERQRQEMLELSTPVVKIWEGVVALPLIGTLDSERTQVVMETLLERIVETGASVAIIDITGVPTVDTLVAQHLLRTVAATQLMGAECIISGIRPQIAQTIVQLGIDLSGVTTLATLADAIRVAMNRTEASPRGAF, via the coding sequence ATGGAAAGCCACGAGATGATTGTCCGTTCCCTGGGAGAGAGCGCGGCCTTACTGGAGGAGTGGATCAGCGAGCAGCTGCGTTCGCCCGATGTGCGCCACGACCTGTTGAGCGAAACGCAGTTGCGTGCTCAGGCCCAGGCTTTTCTCACGCAGTTCACCCGGGCCGTGACGCAGGCCGCTTCGCTTGGGCAGCTGGGCACCATCACCGGAGAAAGCTGGGCCGAACTGCGTGGCTTTCTGGAAGACCTCTCCCGGCGCTGGGCGAGTCAGGGCTTCAGCTTCTCGGAAGTCGCCATCTTTGTCTTTTCCCTCAAGCAGCCCTTGTTTGAACGCCTGCGCCAGCAAGAGCAGAGCGCGGGGGCAGACGCGCAGACGGTCATTCAGGCTGTCTGGACGGTCTCGACCCTGCTCGACCGGCTGGGGCTCTACACCGTCACGGTGTATCAGCGCAGCCGCGAAGCGATCATCGAGCGTCAGCGCCAGGAAATGCTCGAACTGTCCACCCCCGTCGTCAAGATCTGGGAAGGCGTCGTAGCCCTGCCCCTGATCGGCACGCTCGACAGCGAACGGACGCAGGTCGTGATGGAAACGCTACTCGAGCGCATCGTGGAGACGGGGGCCAGCGTGGCGATCATCGACATCACGGGTGTGCCGACGGTGGACACCCTGGTCGCCCAGCACCTGCTGCGAACCGTGGCAGCCACCCAGCTGATGGGCGCCGAGTGCATCATCAGTGGGATTCGCCCGCAGATCGCGCAGACCATCGTGCAACTGGGCATCGATCTGAGTGGCGTCACCACGCTCGCCACCCTCGCCGACGCGATCCGGGTCGCTATGAACCGCACCGAAGCGTCCCCACGCGGCGCGTTCTAG